One genomic region from Xenopus laevis strain J_2021 chromosome 2L, Xenopus_laevis_v10.1, whole genome shotgun sequence encodes:
- the LOC121399802 gene encoding putative gastrointestinal growth factor xP1, which translates to MDYKVFCLVAIALIVGSISSASVQAESTKEQCSVERLARVSCGYSGITPDECTKKGCCFDNTIYDAIWCFNPRVIPAEDQCSVGRLARVNCGYSGITPDECTKEGCCYDNTIQDAIWCFNPRVIPDC; encoded by the exons ATGGACTACAAGGTTTTCTGCTTGGTGGCCATTGCCCTAATTGTGGGCTCCATCAGCTCAGCCAGCGTACAGGCAGAATCTA CTAAAGAGCAATGCTCTGTGGAACGATTGGCACGTGTGAGCTGTGGATATTCAGGTATCACACCAGATGAATGCACCAAAAAAGGATGCTGCTTTGACAATACTATTTATGACGCCATATGGTGCTTCAATCCTCGTGTAATTCCtg CTGAAGACCAATGCTCTGTGGGACGATTGGCACGTGTGAACTGTGGATATTCAGGTATCACACCAGATGAATGCACCAAAGAAGGATGCTGCTATGACAATACTATTCAAGACGCCATATGGTGCTTCAATCCTCGTGTAATTCCTG ATTGCTAA